The sequence TCTTCCAGAAGAGTTTTGTCTACTTGAATCACTGGAGCACCTCAAGCTAAGTAAATGTAGTGAGTTAGAGTCACTGCCTGAGGACTTTGGTAATTTGACAAACCTGCGACATCTAGACTTGAGTTATTGCAGAAAGTTGAGGATGTTGCCTGATTCTTTTAAGAAGCTCATAAATCTACAGTATATCAATTTCCGTTTTTGCAGGAACCTCACTTTGATCCCAGAGAACGAATACATTCTGGAAAATGTGACAAAGCTGGAGACTGTCGATTTTTCAGAATGTGCAAAAGTGCAGAAGCTACCTCAGCATATCACAAATCAATTGTCGCTGAGACAACTGAATGTGAAGGGCACAGGGTTAATGGAATTACCAAGTGACATTGGGGAACTGAGCAAATTGGAGGAGCTGAGCATAGAAAGTGAGTTCTTGACAAGCTTGCCGACCTCTATCGGGAATTTGTCCTCCTTGACTAGACTTGAAATTTATCAGTGTAAAAAGTTGGAAATTTTACCTGAGTGTATAGGTCATTTGCCCTCTTTAACTAGTCTTGAAATTTCTAATTGCGATGGACTAAAATCTTTTCCCGAATCTATGGGTCATCTGTCCTCTTTGACTAGTCTTCGAATTTCTAATTACTCTGGAATAAAAACTTTCCCCGAGTCTATAGGTCTTTTGTCCTCTCTGAAGAATCTTGATATTTTTGCATGTTCAGATTTAGAAACTTTACCGGAATCTATGAACCATTTATCCTCCCTTATAACTCTCAATATATTTTGTTGTAGGAAGTTGAAATCTTTACCTAAAACTTTAGCTTATTCACCTGAGACTGTGAGAGATCTTAATCAGTCAGAAGAACTGAGCATACAGTCAACTCCAGAGAAGTCTCTTCCAAAAACAAGTGTGCAGTTTGACAATCTTCAAAGTTTAGCTATAGAGAGCCGCCCCATTACAGAATTTGCTTCCCCGTCGGGGTCGTCCTCTTCTTTATTGTGTAACCTCAAATTTATCAAGTTAAGCAAAACTCGTGTGTCAAGGATATCAATCTCTCAACATTGCTGTCCGAGGCTGGAAACTCTAGAGCTTAAAAGTAACGAGCAGCTAGTACAGATCGAAACCTTGCCAATATCAGTAAAGGCCATAAAATTGAGCGAATGTAAAATGCTGAAAGACATAAGTGTTCTGTCGGGTATGGTAAACCTTGAGACACTGTCTATCAAGGACTGCGGGGACAAATTAGATGAAACTGCTGACCAACCCAAGAACATACAAAGCCTGGAAAATTGGAGATCAATGGAGAAGGTGGGAGCACTATTTTGCTGTAACATGCCAGCCATAAATCTGGGGGAAATTGAGAGACTGTGGAGACTAGAGCTGTCAGCATCATGCAACATATCAGCAATTGAACCTTGCCTTCAAACTATAAAGGTAACAATAGTCATTAGATTTATGAAGTTAACTATTATCTGTTGAGTGTGTATTGGTTGTTAGTAAATTGTATAATGTTTGCAGAAATGGCCATTCGAAAGTATAATATGCGCCAGAACAGAGCATAGTGTGGAATCGGTTATGAAGTCTTCTATCTTTTCTGATCTGGCTTTTGTTGATTCATGCGTGGAGACAGTCAATGAAGAGATTCTAATTGGTGAGTTGAGGTTAAAAGGCGCGCAGAGGCGTTGTTCCAATGCGGCCGCAATGGTGTGTTTTGATATAGATACCACTTTAGAAACTACTTATCTAGAATTCAGTTACAAAAACTCTAGCAGTTCGTTTAGCGTGGGAGAGGGGAAATGGGTATGTTTAGGGGTTTTCACACAACCTCTCCTTATGACAGAGGAGTACATAATGCACGAACTATCCACGCGTTCCTGCAAGTTAAGGAGGGGAATGTTAGTTATGGACAAGCAAGAGAGAGTTGTGAAGGCTGTTAAAAATTTGCTGGCTTTCTTGACGGGATCTGAATAGGCTGAATATGAATGATGAGAGATCAAGAGAGTCCAGAATTGAATCGAAGTCTCATTGATTGCAAGGGAAGTGTAAAAAACTTTTAGTTTAAATTATAATGAATGACTTGTATATAGATAGAAATTAACTATTTTAATTAAGTCGAAAGATTTATTTTACTTTGTAAAagctttattttaaataaatttagattaattaattaaatgcatatcATTTCAATATAAAGCAATTAAGATTAATAATTGAAGAGTTTTGTGGGttaatcttaaatttttttttattaaaatatagaaGTAAACATAATTAAAAAGGGTATTTAGTTCTATGATTAAATAATGACATTAATTTGGGGATAGTTTTAGAATGTTTTGATTTAAagtgttttttttatatatatatctcatattttgatcaaaacaatcTATTTGCAATGAAGAAGGTCAATTCTATGATTAACTGATCAACTTATGAATCCTTCTTTAATATTTGTGCATAAATAACTTGAGGTGATATAAAATCTTCCTTTTTCGTTGCATTGGAGTTTGTGTTAATTCTTTAGGTATCTAAATTTAACAATATCTAAGTACCTTTATATGATTATCTTCATGTCACAAGGGGACATGTTCATGTATAGATCAAGCCTTGTATACTATAAGTTATTATCAAGGATGGGTTTCAATTGTGCAAATGCAAATGGTCTTAAGATAAGTGTACAAATTTATATACATCTTGAAGTATTGATTGATATGATCTTTCTTTGGGATGCATATGAAATTTGAATAATTGTTTGTAGATAGGAGAGGATAGAATGAGTTGTCAAATGAATGCAATTAAATGTTTTTAAATACAAGGACATTGTAATGAGCCATGCAAgcttatgtttgtttgttttttatcggtaattggccgaagcctgaatagcttttgactggagcaatgaaccagtggggacacagtagggggcctcatccccattacatatctttgaattattattattattattattatgtttgattagattgacccaagaccttctccatcctatggaaggccaagagtcacaacttagaatttcacttcaaatgtccctattgagaattgaacttgggtctccacagtgaaaacccagtgttttaaccagttaagctcaaccccttggaccatGCAAGCTTATGTTAAGTCATCCATATATGGGAGAAGAATGAATGGTAGCTAACTGAGAATTGAATTTGAGTTTTAAAAATTTAAGTGTAAAATCCATGAGAGGTTAGCTCCTCATTTGCAAAGAATGACTTGAGATATGAAAAAGGCCATATTGAGGTATATGATAGAAGAATTGGGTGAGTGTATTTCAATGTGTATCTATGGATAAGGTATTTAATATGTGTGTGGATGAGTTTATGTAGATAAGTAAATTCTATAGGGAAAGGGTTTGATTTTACATATaagattatttcatttgtacaTATGTAAATGTATTAAGGTACTCCCTCAAAATGAATACAACATTAAATCAGAAATGTAATGGGTTACAAACTACACCATTACATTTTCCTCCCACATTGAGATGCATATGAATTATAGAATGATTATGTATTTCAAAATGTGTAGCATCCACAAGCTAGATGACCAATCTTGGGTAGAGATAAAAGAACTATATGAGAAATTTCAATAGTTACAAGATGAAAAGGATAAGAGTCATCACTCATTTTATTAACTTTGTGAGGTAGTAGATTAGCAAATATCATTGGAATTCTCAAGGAAACCCAAAAGCTCAAGATTCAGATTCAAATACCAACCACACCTATGGATGTATAGAATTTGCTCCTACAAATTCAAGTGTAGACTTAACAACTTCATTTAGCCAAAACCCAATGGGATAATAAGTTTTCCACTTAAAAGAGTTTTATGAAGATATTATTCTTGCATAGTATAGTTGGCTTGAGGACTCTTTGAAAGGGGGATGATGTTGGAAGAAAGCACAATAGTTTAGGTACAATCAAGAAAATCCTACAAGGAGGTTGTAGAGAATAAGATTCAAAATACACAATGTCTATTTCTTTAGAGAAAATATTGAGCATATTTGTAATATGAACCATCAACTTGCAATAGCTTTGAAAGTGTGTTGAGCATGTTACTTCTAAATAAAAAAAGGGGACTAAATTCTCATGTATATGAAGGGAAAGGGAAAGAGACTCTCATTGATTAATTTTAGAATTTTTCTAAACCCCACAAGGAATTCATTTGTTTTGAAACCAACCTAtatattgtgtgccttgtttttggtgtttggattgatGAAGAGTTTCCTTCTACAGACATTAAGGCTTCAACTATCTGGTGTTGTGGTTCTACCCATGACAGTTTTGTTTCCCCAAATGTGGGCAATTTTCAATCAGTTGGTGTGGGGTGGTTTGTTTTTTCCCCAGGGTTGCTCCATATATCTAAggaggtttgatgggaggaaggcCCTTTTTTGGTTTCTCtcatggatgaattgtgatgtagGGGACTATGGCTCTATTCATTCTTTGGCCCTTGTTATTTTCACCCCTTCCCTTCCAGAGGCTAGGGTTTTTTCCCTTGTACTTTCTGTTGGTAGTGGTAAGTTGTGGGGTTTCATGGGGGTTCATGAGAAATGTTTTGGGCCTTCCTCTGACCTCTCTTTCTTAGGTGGAGCTATTTTTAGGCTCCTTTTTTCCTCTTGGTGCTATTTTGTGAAGGGTGACCTATTTTTCCACATCCTCTTGGCTTTGCGGTCCATTTCTGTTTGGAGCTATTTCTTTGGTGGGGATCTATGAGTCGGTTTCTCTATGTACAACTCTTTTGGGTTCTTGGTATTCTCTCCTCCTTTCAATAGATGGATTTTGTGTGACCTACCCCTTTCTACTGTAGTGATTTCTTTGCATGTTTCCATTGGCTTAGGATTGTTGGTATCTACAATAGGATCTCTAGGTGACCCTAGGGCACCTATGTCTATGTCCATGCCATCCAAGCTAGATGGGCTTGAGGACTCACTACTATTGTCATTTCTCTCACCACCCTCACAACTACCCTCCTCCCCTCCCTCCTCCACCTCCCCTCTCCTACCTCCTTGTCCTCTGACTCTCCCACCTTTTCTTCATGCTTTCCCTCTAGCCCTTCGTTGAATCCTTTGTGCCTTCTCCATGATTGCTTCAAGCATTTGACTAACCAACATTTCCCTTGGTCCAAATAATAATCTCTCTAACATATGTCAGGCCCACTAATATGTATACTTATCAATCACTCCTAGTTCATCCATCCCTCCATCCATGTCGCATACTACCTATGCAAGATCCCTCCACTCCTGCATGACATCTCCATTCACAACTTGTACTCACTTTGCCACATCCCTTGTTAGGAAAGAAAACATGGAGACCCTCAAGAATGTATCGTTAAATTTTTCAGTATTGCACAACCCTATCAAGTCTATATCtcttaattaatgtatatttcccAATGATAAGCATGAGGTCATCATGTACCCATTGTACCTATAGTCCTCATCCCAACCCTCCTCTGCCCTATAAGTCCTCAACATAATATCATCATCCTCTAGGCTATCCAATACTCTCCTCTATTGAATGATGCCCTTATGATTTCTATTTCTCAATATCCCTCACCAACTAAATACAGTAGAATCCTTTACATCTCAATCCATCCTTTGCCCAATGCCCAGGTCACCATGATGTGCTCCTAGGCCTAAATTTGTAGTAGTGTGACGTGGACTAAGCTCTATCCACCCTGATAACATATGGCATGCATATatttgtataagtgggccaacatacatGACCCTTAGGAAAACCTCCTTTGGTGGTCCACCATGTAAACTACACACTCCCCTAGGTAAGTGTGAAGTGTCACCCAATCCTGTTGGTAGTAGGATACCTCTCACAAACCAACATAAAAATAGTGCCATCCCTATATTGACATCATCTAATCCAAGTCTAGATGGCGCTTAAAAACCAGTAAATTGATTTGTCCAAAAATTGTTATGGCATCTCCTCTATTACCCTATTGGTATTGAATATCATGTAACCCATAATTAACTATGAAATCCTCCATACTTCCTCTAACATGATAGTCATCTTCCTTGTCAAGAGATGGAAGATGCTCATCTCAATTCACCACCTCTTTGCTAACATTATTGGTAACACCCTATGCACTCTAATGTGTGGCATCTATGCAATATACGCCACACCACATGCATCTAGCAAG is a genomic window of Cryptomeria japonica chromosome 7, Sugi_1.0, whole genome shotgun sequence containing:
- the LOC131046467 gene encoding disease resistance protein Roq1-like; translation: MLKTGSTVIPVFYNVDPSDARFLKRSFAVAFADHERKKRYTPEKLKDWKEALQKVSYLSGEILKDEEMKVESHSFQKYFRYMKNFFADAFAAHERKKRSIPEKLKDWKDDEGRLLKNIVTCILKKSNKASMIVANHPVGLDEVVEELKSVLEDSKTVQIVGIVGMGGSGKTTLAKELYNRKIASIYRCSFVSGIREAAANKNLHSKQKRLMEDLGFKDSNDLSFDDIERGKAILKRKLSYLQVFIVLDDIGHQDELDALLPIKDFRCGSLIIVTSRESHALQLWGISSMYHMKGLNLKHARELLCWHAFLQSSPPNEFQDLVEEFVQFCNGLPLSLKVFGGLLYQKAREFWKAQLSEASRILPRDIKESLKISFKALEEKEQEIFLDIACFFVGEEKSLTIAVLDGSGRNGIYSWEVLQNKCLVEVDELDHIKMHDQLRDLGREIAEGRSPFRVWSTQQIRDIQIETTERVVIRGIKAATDDFYEECSYHQGTPFEECMKLVRGFFTPSILVVQKNYFTKELARLLPGLVWLRWTHTPETTLTSWLLFKNLRVLELPNAEVLEELWNDTAVPPLELRELNLQHAENFLGFPRSIKRLKHLKKITLDGNYSVPMDSLPEEFCLLESLEHLKLSKCSELESLPEDFGNLTNLRHLDLSYCRKLRMLPDSFKKLINLQYINFRFCRNLTLIPENEYILENVTKLETVDFSECAKVQKLPQHITNQLSLRQLNVKGTGLMELPSDIGELSKLEELSIESEFLTSLPTSIGNLSSLTRLEIYQCKKLEILPECIGHLPSLTSLEISNCDGLKSFPESMGHLSSLTSLRISNYSGIKTFPESIGLLSSLKNLDIFACSDLETLPESMNHLSSLITLNIFCCRKLKSLPKTLAYSPETVRDLNQSEELSIQSTPEKSLPKTSVQFDNLQSLAIESRPITEFASPSGSSSSLLCNLKFIKLSKTRVSRISISQHCCPRLETLELKSNEQLVQIETLPISVKAIKLSECKMLKDISVLSGMVNLETLSIKDCGDKLDETADQPKNIQSLENWRSMEKVGALFCCNMPAINLGEIERLWRLELSASCNISAIEPCLQTIKKWPFESIICARTEHSVESVMKSSIFSDLAFVDSCVETVNEEILIGELRLKGAQRRCSNAAAMVCFDIDTTLETTYLEFSYKNSSSSFSVGEGKWVCLGVFTQPLLMTEEYIMHELSTRSCKLRRGMLVMDKQERVVKAVKNLLAFLTGSE